The genomic window gtgacttgcccagggtcacacagctaggaagtgtctgagtcaaatttgaactcctgaattcaaggctcgtgctttatccactgtgccatctagcggCCCCACCTCTTAAATTTCTACAGCTACCTAAGGTTTTCAATGGGTTTTCCTGTTGGGTAGCAATGCAAAGTATGGTTTTCACCATTTgctagatggggaaactgagattctgCGAGGGCACTGGATTTATACAGGGGCACACAGTTAGGGAGTGGAAGAGCTGAGATTCAAAAGCAGGATCTCTAAATTGGACTGAAGCGTTCTTTCTATGACCCCTGAGGGAGAGAGGTTGCTAGGTTAAGAAGTAAGTGAAGTGAAGAAGTCAAGTCATTGATTCAAGGAAGAAATTGGGCTTGGtctggaggaaggaggaaggaaggcaatgggaagagaagagaagctcGAGATGAGGTTGATTTGAGAAAGAAGTGAGGGATGGCTAAAGGCGCGAGGATGGGCGATAGAAATGCGGGAAAGCGGCGGAGAAACATGGCGGTTTTAGTGGTGGAACTAAGCTGGGGCTGGGAGTGCTGAGTGTGGGGAGAGGCTGGGTCTGGGTCTGAGGGAAGCATTAGCACAGGAAGATCTTCATCTGGAGGATTGGGGACAAGCAGCTAATCTGGTGAGGACATGATGAGGATGGGATGATGATGGGCTGGACTTTGGGAGATGATGCGGTCAAGGAGCTCAAGTGAGATTAAGGAGAAGGTGATGCTGAGGAgataatgagaaaacagaaacgATGGCACTGGGAATTTGATGGGGAGGATTAGGGAGATTACAGGATCATGAGTACAGAAGAGGAGTCTCCATTCATTATGAAGAATGTGAATTGTAGGAGGCTAAGGGATTTCTCCAGGGTCAGGAGATAATGTCAGAGGGGGTCTGTGAACCCCGGCTCTGCGGCTCATTCTATTCTACTAGCAGGTTTCAGAATGAAGAAGACAGACTCAGGGAGGTGATGGGGAGGAGAGAATATCCTGAGAAGAGACGAAGGGCTGGAGATCCTTACTGCCTCAGAGATGCTGCAGGCCCACCTGCTTGCCTCCCATCCCAGTTTCCATCTCTGTGTCTTTACCTGGACCCTCTCTCAGGCCTGGAGTGCTGTACCCTTTCATGATGGGTTCTGGGCAtctccttcaaagctcagcccAAGCTCTTCCTTCTACACAAGCCCTTCCCTGCTTTTCCCCGCTGTTTGCGTCCCCAgaaatcactttatatttattttgcgaACATTTTTCGCTTACTTAGATGTGTGcacaatgtaagcttcttgagggcagggactactttgttattatctttatatctcttgccGCTATCAATGTGTCTGGCACACATTAGGcagttattaaatgcttgttaattgactgaCTGCTTAGGAGGCAGCTGGGATTGGCATTGTGGGTGCGAGGTGGGGTACCCTCAGGAGCAGAAACTCTTGGCTGGGCTGGGGGAAGAAGAAGGGGGGGGGTCCTGATCTGCTCCAGGGCCCCTGAGGAGGGGGAGTCGGGATCTGGAACTCAGGCTcagtttttgtttcttcttcttcttcctgttcTTAACGTTTCTTATCCCCAGTTGGTGGCAGGGTAGACTTTGAGGATTTTGTAGAGCTAATGACACCTAAGCTTCTGGCAGAGACAGCTGGGATGATCGGAGTGCATGAGATGCGCGATGCCTTCAAGGAGGTGAGCAGGGAGAGGGAGGCCTGTTGGACCCACGGACTCCCGAAGGGGAGCCTTCTGGCCCACTTTATGGCCCTGGATTTCCTTTCATAAAAGGACTCCCTTGGCCTGCACAGTCAATGAACCCATTGAATCATGGCAGTCTCCGAGTCACAATCACTCAGTACCATGGACAAGGTGCAGGGATAATGAAGGAGGCCAGGGCAAAAAGAGTATTTAGAGATCATGGGGTCCGACGTACCTATTTGATatacaaggaaactgaaagagaaagagggaggaggagaaggagagagaaaaagaaaaggagagagagagagagagagagagagagagagagagagagagagagagagagagagagagagagagagagagagagagagaagagagagacagagagacagagacagagacagagacagacaaacagaatgacagagagggacacagagacagagagagatgggggaacagagagagagacagagacagagagagacagagagacagagagagacagagagacagagagagagagagagagacagagacacagagagagagagagagacagagacacacagagagagagagagacagagagacagagacggagacagagaggacagagacacagacagagacagagagaggacttGAGGAAGCTGAGGGAAGTGCTCCTCTGCCACCTCAGTTCTGAGCTGGAATAAATTGCAGGGAGGGCTACAGAAGGGaagcccctccctcccccccccccccccagcccagaCTCTGCTCTTCCCTTTGGCTGCCCCACCCAGAAGTCTTCCCAGATCAATcctcttcttccatttcctcctttgCTGCTGGGCTGTGTCTGGGGCAGTTTGATACCAATGGAGATGGCTCAATCACCCTGGTGGAACTTCGCCAGGCCTTGCAAAGGCTGCTGGGGGAGCAGCTCAGTGCCCGCGAGATTTCTGAGGTTGTGCAGGAGGCTGATGTCAATGGAGACGGCACAGTGGATTTTGAAGGTGACACAGGCCCCCCCCCAGGCACAGCTCGTTCCCTCTCCCTGTAGGCACAGTTCAGTTGCTTAGTTTTCTGGGAGCAATAAGATGCTTGGAGATCCTCtaacccctcccccttctccattTGATCTGGGGAAAACAATCCTGAggactgggggggggagggggaggggaagggaggggcgAAGGTGTTGACTGCCATCTTGTCCCTTCCTTCCCAGAGTTTGTGAAGATGATGTCCCGCTGAAGAGCCCGGTCCTGGCCCCGGCTCCTGTCCAGGAAACATTGAGAAATGTGGGGCAGGAGCCTTCCCACCTTCCCCAGGTGGGCCAGGAGGCCGAGCATTATGGGATCACAGGACTTAGAAGTAGACTAGAGCTTAGAGAGGATTAAATCCAATTGCCTCATTTTGTAGCTAGAAAAATAAACCGAGAGATGGGGAGGAGGGTTTTGCACAGAATCATGAGGTGAGTCCCCCCCagagcctgtgtgtgtgtgtgtgtgggagtcTCCAGACCCAATCCGGCTCCCTTCAGTGACGTTAATGGGGAGGGACGCTCCCCACCCATAATGCCCTTTGggatattttccttctttccctgaatCCCAACTCTGGGTGAGATGGAGTTTAATCCCTAAATCAGATTAACAACAGCTCTGGCCTTCTGCCCTTTCCGGGACAGTGGATCCTTGGATTGTTAATCTTTGGGGGGAAATCCTAGGCCAAAGCTATTTCCTGGCCCCCCAGCTTGGAGTGGACCCAGCTAGAGTTCCGTCCCTCCGAGTTTTTCATCAACAGAAGTCAAATGTGCTGAGCTGAGCACTCTGGGAACAAGAAGGCCACTTAAGAAGCTCTTGCTGCAGTCAAATTCTCCCAGTTCCCCAGTTCCTCGGTTCTGTCTGCTGCTTCCCctcaggatcatagatctagaacagGACAGGACGGCAGAGCTCCTTTAATCCAATGGACTCATTTTGGGGTCcttcttgtccaaggtcatacagattaTAAATTCTGGGCAGTTGAGGGGCCCTTTGACCCCAAATGCAGAATGTTCTTTGCTTTGTACCATATTGTGACCACCAATGCAGAATTTaaatccccccccctccccaccaatAATTAgtcctttaggggaaaaaaaaatccgtGAAGGAGAATCTCTTTAGAGAAGTGAGAGTTGAAcatatttggaacataaaatgcTGAAGTGGAAGAAAAAATGTCGGCAAGTGATTTAGCCTGTGCAAAAGTGGGTGGGTTGGTGAAATGTGGAGTTGGGAGGTTCTCCGAGATCATCCAGTCCACTCATCTTTCTCAAGCAGGAGACCCTTCGGCCCCCTCCCTTTCAGGCAAATCACCATCTGCTTAAATACCTCCAGTGACCTGGAGCTCATCGTCTCCGTTTCAAGCAAGTCCTGGCTTCTCCTGTCTCTAGACCCCTCCCTTGATTGGACAGTTCCTTTGTcacccttctccctctccctcatctcTCAATCTAGTCCTCTGCTACTGTCGGCCATGTTACCAGTGAATTAATTCCCTCCGGTACTATAAACATTTCTCATTCAATCTCTGGCTCGTGCTTGATCTCTCTTAAATGACTCCCTCCTTGCAGACTTgtgacaataattttttttctttaaatccaggtataaatttttacatttagCCCCCAGAGTCCCTCAGCTGGCAGGAGACCAGGGGGAAGGATGAATCctgggatcacagatttagagctgggatgGACTTTAAAGGtcatgctttgcagatgaggaattgGGAGAATGGTGGGATGGGGAGGAGCAAAGTGGAGATTCACTTGCTCCAGATGGTATGGATCATTAATGGCAAGGCTGGGATTTGACACAGGTCCTCTGATTTCCAACCCTGTACTCTTTACACTGAACCGTGGTGCTGCtgaggtgcaaatgatgaggttagtggtagtTGTGATGAGGGGTGAGAATTGGGCTGGGAGATCCCCTCTGGTCCCAGCTGTAGGTCCTATAGAAAGAACTCACAAACCCGAAATCTGGGGCGAAAAGGGATTTATGGGCCCTGAGAAGCCAGCTTGCCCGAGAGTCAGACTTCTTAGTGGGCAAAAGGTCCTgttaggaagatagcaaaggtGAAGACTGAGGAGAGAATATCTTCACCAGTGGGCCTGGTCTATTAAGATGTCTGCAAAAAATATCTTGGGGTGTAGCTGTAGATATATTGGGGCTTGCTTTGATTGGGGCAGCTCCTGagagactgattttcaattcaatttaaaattgaatgttTGAGCCACTGAGAGTTGTTTGTGGCAATTCAGTGGAGGGTGattggccaagatctccaattgaatgaagccacttaaGTGGGGGTTTGCAAGCTTTTCCCAGGATTTGGGAGCTCCCGAAGGGGATACAGTTTACagccagcccccccccccaaaaaaaaaaaaaatcttcagtttATGTCATTGCCTCCTGCGAAAGGTTAGGTCAAGGGCACTTAAAGGATCAGGAAGAGGGATGAGTCTTTAAGTATGGATCTTATTTGCCTTTACATCTTTCCTAGAGCTGAGCAGAGGTGAATCAAGTCCACATATGCAGAATTTTACTTAATTAGCTacagaagtttatttttattttttttggattatttagTTTTGGAATAGAGTTGGGACTTCTAGCCTGTGATCACTCTGAgatcttattcatttttatattcttcttatTCCCTAAATCCCAGCATCCCATTCCAGGATCCTGCAATCAGTCAATTATTAATCCCTTATAAAGCACTGGAGTTCTAATCCACCCACAGAGGctggcactgtgccaagtgctgggaATCATAAaagtctctgcccttaaggaactttCATTCTATGACAATAAACTTCAcaaagacaaatgcaaattaaatgcaATTTTGATGGGAAAGCATAGGAAGGGGGTGCATAGGAAATGCTTCATGTACGGGTAGTGATTGGCTGAAAACAATGAATTCAAAGAGGTGGAAGTGAGGAGGGAGTATGGGCCAGGTATGGGATATGTCCAAACAAAGGCACGGAGAAACGAgctggaaggagaggagaggaggcaaATTTGACTGGGTTTAAGAGTGAGAGTAGGGTAACAATGTAAAAAGATGCTGGGAAGGTGCATGGAGACCAAGGCTTTATATCCTGAACAATGAAGGCTGTATTTGAAGGTAAGGGCAATCAAaagccattgaagtttattgagcagGGACAGGAGAAAGATTTGGCTCAGAGCtttactttaagaaaatcactttagttgGGTGGAGGTGGGAGATCAAGTAGGAAGCcattgtaatagtccaggtgaAAGTAACTTGAGTCTGAATAAAGGTACGGCTGTGTGAATGAAAAGAAGCAATTTCGTGAAGGTCAAAGGCTTGGGGTACTGGGGTGCAGAAATACTGAACCCCACAAATATATTGGAGTTTCAGGATTCTCCTAGTATAGTCCACCAAATGTTGGGAAGTGGGGTTGGACTCCCCAGATATATCGAGATCAGTGTTTTGAGCCATCTCAAAAGAATCTGCGGACTTAGACCTTCTTCAAATCAAGAaccaaagattttattattatgccattgaccgtgtttgggacaaaaagacctacccaaattggctactacagagatcactcatagaaagcagaattatttattagcaTCTCCAGAAGTGGTCTgcgagccaaattcacagcaggatgATGaggggttggggtccctttaagattcctttctaattgcccaacccatggttgaccttgattcacaaatcctggtcaaaggcaccctttgaatatccgggcccagccctcacctgatctgagctaactgaaaagcccgccagaacttggaactgcccacaatctttt from Sminthopsis crassicaudata isolate SCR6 chromosome 3, ASM4859323v1, whole genome shotgun sequence includes these protein-coding regions:
- the CABP5 gene encoding calcium-binding protein 5, which produces MQIPMGPACIFLRKEIAKKQRDRTLGPDEIEELREAFQEFDKDRDGFISCKDLGNLMRTMGYMPTEMELAELGQQIRMNLGGRVDFEDFVELMTPKLLAETAGMIGVHEMRDAFKEFDTNGDGSITLVELRQALQRLLGEQLSAREISEVVQEADVNGDGTVDFEEFVKMMSR